A DNA window from Aquarana catesbeiana isolate 2022-GZ linkage group LG01, ASM4218655v1, whole genome shotgun sequence contains the following coding sequences:
- the LOC141127798 gene encoding uncharacterized protein — MVQYGLIGVEGRPRERLLFEPGYFTKTWRGRILFAILIIVGIVVGIYVLLDLIPMLSIMGQRGERQMTKGPDGATITVTQGKTTTIRFDLSQVIDIGHQRYVFDGKYLCSTPECSTWADVWWSSDDDGWLSSSAVIPEQRKDQVERISIYSRRGWTGSCQYRTIRGKCNPISITIKNPQVSDAGVYGLGVYRASQGDLLGRITIKVVTPGQITPAPEPTQFKLNPSLVKTDFTYKEQLSIETGFGDKNEWIEWVRYTTQSKGLGDCISCANPRPQLATVPLPEEETDLTCIIRMFSENITGSECANEKKSYPKTKMQSIPPSVQALPGNFTCFSNNDSNGTNVGTLSTEYCATTILTTDIKYQLKWFQKQKRQLADVWWLCGDKRLRPRLPPRWGGSCALTRLLLPFYIVPISDKSMKLPGKYFFKRIKRETPQGSFDNRVYIDEIGVPRGVPDEFKAQNQITAGLISLFIWVTFAYSRNMRQKAYHSCDAVIT, encoded by the exons atggTGCAATATGGACTCATAGGGGTGGAGGGAAGACCCAGAGAGAGACTTTTGTTCGAGCCAGGGTATTTTACCAAGACATGGAGGGGGAGAATACTTTTTGCCATATTGATAATAGTAGGCATAGTTGTGGGAATTTATGTGCTTCTTGACCTTATCCCGATGTTGAGCATAATGGGTCAAAGGGGGGAAAGACAGATGACAAAGGGACCAGACGGTGCCACCATAACTGTTACACAGGGTAAGACCACCACCATACGATTTGATCTCAGTCAGGTCATAGACATTGGGCATCAAAGGTATGTCTTTGATGGCAAATATCTATGCTCTACTCCAGAATGCAGTACATGGGCTGATGTATGGTGGTCATCCGATGATGACGGATGGCTTTCTAGTTCTGCCGTGATCCCTGAACAGAGGAAGGATCAGGTAGAACGTATATCAATATATAGCCGCCGGGGGTGGACTGGGAGCTGCCAGTACCGTACTATACGTGGGAAGTGTAATCCCatttcaataacaataaaaaacccacaggTATCAGATGCTGGAGTTTATGGACTGGGAGTATATAGGGCAAGTCAGGGTGATCTACTAGGGAGAATTACTATTAAGGTTGTAACCCCTGGTCAGATCACCCCAGCCCCAGAACCAACACAGTTTAAACTTAATCCCTCTTTGGTCAAAACAGATTTTACCTATAAAGAACAATTAAGTATAGAAACAGGATTTGGAGACAAAAATGAGTGGATAGAGTGGGTCAGATACACAACCCAATCTAAAGGGTTAGGTGATTGTATTTCTTGTGCAAATCCAAGACCACaattagccaccgttcctctccctgaagaggaaactgacttgacttgtataataagaatgttttcagaaaatattactgggtcggaatgtgcaaatgagaaaaagagctacccaaagactaaaatgcaaagtatacccccatcagtacaagcattaccaggaaattttacttgtttttctaacaatgacagtaatggtacaaatgttggcaccctatccacggaatactgtgcaactacaatccttactacagacattaagtaccaactaaaatggtttcagaaacagaaacggcaattggctgatgtttggtggctgtgtggagataagagactaaggcccagattgccacctagatgggggggtagttgtgcccttacccgattgctgcttcccttctatatagttcctataagtgataaatcaatgaaattaccaggtaaatacttttttaaacgaattaagagagaaacaccacaaggctcatttgacaaccgagtgtatatagacgaaataggtgttccacgaggagttccagatgaatttaaagcgcagaatcaaataacagcaggactcatctcactcttcatatgg GTCACATTTGCGTATTCCAGGAACATGCGCCAAAAAGCATATCACTCATGTGATGCTGTTATtacttag